In Caproiciproducens sp. NJN-50, the following are encoded in one genomic region:
- a CDS encoding DUF3842 family protein — MKIIVIDGQGGSLGKQLIARLRQILPDQPVTAIGTNSIATASMLKAGASEGATGENPVLVNCARADLILGPLGILIADSLLGEITPAMAAAVGNSTAQKILIPVNKCNCSIAGAQDMTLAGYIEHAVDKAARLIRVG, encoded by the coding sequence ATGAAAATCATCGTGATCGACGGACAGGGCGGCAGCCTTGGAAAACAGCTGATCGCCCGGCTGCGGCAGATTTTGCCGGACCAGCCGGTGACTGCGATCGGGACCAACAGCATTGCGACCGCCTCCATGCTGAAAGCGGGGGCCAGCGAGGGCGCTACCGGAGAGAACCCGGTTCTGGTCAACTGCGCCAGGGCGGATTTAATTTTAGGCCCGCTCGGCATCCTGATCGCGGATTCCCTTTTGGGGGAAATTACCCCGGCGATGGCGGCGGCCGTGGGGAACAGCACGGCGCAGAAGATTCTGATCCCCGTCAACAAGTGCAACTGTTCGATTGCCGGGGCGCAGGATATGACTTTAGCCGGTTATATTGAACATGCCGTCGACAAGGCGGCCAGGCTGATCCGGGTAGGCTGA
- a CDS encoding DUF262 and DUF1524 domain-containing protein, translating into MDAIKGNMFAILNGYKQFIIPVYQRIYSWEREQCQRLWQDIVAMQKENKVGHFVGSIVNIAEQAMPTGVQKFMIIDGQQRMTTLTLLLIALRDYADEHQEDQTINAPMITSMCLKNDFQSGYDRYKMLLTEADRDALINLIEKKPTPNEKPSRIIENYNFFVEKVASEELKPAAIYESIGKLQIVNITLDRQVDDPQAIFESLNSTGMDLSESDLIRNYILMGLDNDEQIYVYENIWRPTELLFDYERQSALMDRFFRDYLTMKLGRIPKVNHVYEEFKQYHLNCEFGSVRDLCQDIYTFAKYYTDMCFCRSSEPALKACYSEIQALRSEVVYPFLLRVHHDQEKGLITLDELIEIIRMCINYVLRRAVCNIPTNSMNKTFATLKNFIKTGDYLNSIKAAFVLMESYKEFPTDEKFVATLTTRDVYNMRIRNYILGKLENFQNKAPITIENYTIEHIMPQNLNLSPEWISDLGHDWREVQKTYLHTLGNLTLTAYNSEMSDSSFTDKLNMEGGFKQSALRINSYVVLQDTWNAKKIQERAKELGTKALQIWSYPSITDEGIAPYKKKTEVAKSEYTLDSYEHLNSYTRMLFEKLDLRIINLSPDVHKEFKKLYVAYKLDTNFVDVVIQKERLRLSVNMPFGDVIDPKGICKDVSELGRWGNGDVELFLDSLSQLDDVMSIIDQSYHVQAD; encoded by the coding sequence ATGGATGCTATCAAAGGCAATATGTTCGCAATATTAAACGGATACAAGCAGTTCATCATACCTGTATATCAGAGAATTTATAGTTGGGAGCGGGAACAATGCCAGCGCCTGTGGCAAGATATTGTTGCAATGCAAAAAGAAAACAAGGTGGGCCATTTTGTGGGTTCCATTGTCAATATTGCAGAACAAGCCATGCCCACCGGTGTCCAGAAATTCATGATCATTGACGGGCAGCAGCGCATGACTACACTGACATTGCTTCTTATTGCTCTTCGGGACTATGCGGACGAACACCAGGAAGATCAGACCATCAATGCTCCAATGATAACCAGCATGTGCCTGAAGAATGACTTCCAGTCGGGTTATGATCGGTACAAGATGCTTTTGACCGAAGCCGACCGCGATGCGCTCATAAATTTAATTGAGAAGAAGCCGACCCCAAATGAGAAGCCGTCCCGCATCATCGAAAATTACAATTTCTTCGTTGAAAAAGTCGCATCCGAAGAATTGAAACCTGCTGCTATATATGAATCAATCGGTAAATTGCAGATCGTGAACATCACACTTGACAGACAGGTTGATGATCCACAGGCAATATTTGAAAGTTTAAATTCAACAGGAATGGATTTGTCCGAGTCTGACCTGATTAGAAACTATATTCTTATGGGACTGGACAATGATGAACAAATTTATGTATATGAAAACATCTGGAGACCTACGGAGCTGCTCTTTGATTATGAAAGACAATCGGCTCTTATGGATCGCTTCTTCCGTGATTACCTGACGATGAAGCTCGGCCGCATACCAAAAGTCAATCATGTATATGAGGAATTCAAGCAGTATCACTTGAATTGTGAATTTGGTTCCGTGCGAGATCTCTGTCAAGATATATATACATTTGCCAAATATTATACGGATATGTGTTTCTGCAGGAGCAGTGAACCGGCCCTCAAAGCCTGCTACTCCGAGATTCAGGCCTTACGGAGTGAAGTCGTTTATCCTTTCTTGCTGCGAGTCCATCATGACCAGGAAAAAGGGCTTATTACGCTTGATGAGCTCATAGAGATTATCAGAATGTGTATCAATTATGTCCTAAGGCGTGCAGTTTGTAATATTCCGACTAATTCCATGAACAAGACATTTGCTACCCTTAAAAACTTTATAAAAACAGGTGACTATTTGAATTCTATTAAGGCTGCATTTGTACTTATGGAATCGTATAAAGAATTCCCGACCGATGAGAAGTTTGTCGCCACTCTGACTACACGCGATGTCTATAATATGCGCATTAGAAATTATATTCTGGGAAAACTGGAAAACTTTCAGAATAAAGCACCTATTACTATTGAAAATTATACCATCGAGCACATCATGCCACAGAATCTGAATCTCTCCCCCGAATGGATTTCTGATTTAGGGCATGATTGGCGTGAGGTACAAAAAACGTACCTACACACGCTGGGCAACCTCACATTGACAGCATACAATTCGGAAATGAGCGATTCCTCTTTCACTGATAAGCTCAATATGGAAGGCGGATTTAAGCAGAGCGCATTAAGGATCAACAGCTATGTGGTTTTGCAGGACACATGGAATGCTAAAAAGATTCAGGAACGTGCTAAAGAGCTCGGAACAAAAGCTTTGCAAATTTGGTCTTATCCATCGATCACAGATGAAGGCATCGCCCCTTATAAGAAGAAAACCGAAGTGGCAAAGTCCGAATACACACTTGATAGTTATGAACATCTGAATTCATATACCCGGATGTTGTTTGAAAAGCTGGATCTCCGGATTATTAATCTGTCCCCGGACGTCCATAAGGAATTCAAAAAGTTGTATGTTGCTTATAAACTGGACACAAACTTTGTTGATGTCGTAATTCAGAAAGAGCGGTTACGCCTATCAGTGAATATGCCATTCGGAGATGTTATCGATCCAAAAGGCATATGCAAGGATGTAAGCGAACTTGGACGTTGGGGAAATGGCGATGTCGAGTTGTTCCTTGATTCGCTGAGCCAACTCGATGATGTGATGTCGATTATCGATCAATCATATCATGTTCAGGCCGATTGA
- a CDS encoding type I restriction endonuclease subunit R, translating to MPFTEASFENAVIEIFQDQLGYTHYYGPDVARDYTDPIFEDYLEPSLKRINPYIPSEAIAEAIFHLKNFEAGSLVQKNEVFMDYLQNGITVNYFSGGKQHSGIVYLVDYQDVGNNAFCVVNQWTYVENEEKRPDVVIFVNGLPLVVIELKSPSREETGVSEAYAQLRNYMLAIPSMFIYNAFCVMSDQAMSKAGTITAAEDRYMEWKTTDGNYENTQYAAFDILFEGMFKKDRFLDIIKNFICFSKEDGSDAKILAAYHQYFAVKKAVASTVKASGMNGDGRGGVFWHTQGSGKSLSMVFYAKLLQETLNSPTLVVITDRNDLDDQLFGQFARCKDFLRQTPVQADKRKLSDDDKKVNESNTKNKRVIIGLKDWLLGREANGIIFTTMQKFEEEDEPLSTRHNIIVMADEAHRSQYGFEEKVNPKTGKISIGTARIIRDALPNATYIGFTGTPISLKDRSTTEVFGNYIDIYDMTQSVEDGATRPVYYESRVINLKLDEATLRMIDKEYDALAAHADEYAIEKSKHELSRMESILGAPQTIDALCTDIIAHYEDSRQYVLTGKAMIVAYSREIAMKIYRKILEMRPTWQEKVGVVMTSGNKDPEDWKEIIGNKQHKEELARKFKDNDSPMKIAIVVDMWLTGFDVPSLATMYIYKPMAGHNLMQAIARVNRVFRDKEGGLIVDYVGIASALKQAMNDYTVRDKKNYGDMDIAKTALVKFEEKLIVCRELLYGFDYTGFMTTSSDLTRAKLISRGADFLTGPAKEEKRNNFIREGLMLHQAFSLCKSMVDEKSRLETAYLEAVRTMLTRVGGKGRLSFKDINERINELLKQSVKSEGVINLFSDVNEEFNLFDPKYLEEIARMKEKNLAVELLKKLIAEQVSVYRRTNLVKSEKFSDMLSRIMKAYLNGMLTNEEVINELIKMAADMTKAHDEGEKLGLSEEELAFYDALTKPAAVKDFYQNAELIAITKELTDSLRKNRTIDWQKKESARAGMRRMVKRLLKKHHYPPEGLEDAITTVIGQCEMWTDNAGTI from the coding sequence TTTACCGAGGCCAGTTTTGAAAATGCAGTCATTGAGATTTTTCAGGATCAGTTGGGGTACACACATTATTACGGCCCGGATGTGGCGCGTGACTATACCGATCCAATTTTTGAAGACTACTTGGAGCCATCGTTGAAGCGGATTAACCCTTATATTCCATCTGAAGCAATCGCGGAAGCAATTTTTCATCTCAAAAATTTTGAGGCCGGTTCGCTCGTACAGAAAAACGAAGTGTTTATGGATTATCTGCAGAATGGCATAACCGTAAACTATTTTTCGGGTGGCAAACAGCACTCCGGCATCGTTTATCTGGTTGACTATCAAGATGTCGGTAATAATGCCTTCTGTGTGGTCAATCAATGGACCTATGTCGAAAATGAAGAAAAACGTCCCGATGTTGTTATTTTCGTTAACGGTCTCCCATTGGTTGTGATAGAACTGAAATCGCCTTCACGCGAAGAAACCGGCGTGTCGGAAGCTTATGCTCAACTCCGCAATTATATGCTCGCCATCCCTTCTATGTTCATATACAACGCTTTCTGCGTGATGAGTGATCAAGCTATGTCTAAAGCCGGAACGATCACAGCAGCCGAAGATCGCTATATGGAATGGAAAACGACAGACGGCAACTACGAAAACACACAGTATGCCGCCTTCGATATCTTATTTGAGGGAATGTTCAAGAAGGACCGTTTTCTCGATATCATAAAGAATTTCATCTGTTTTTCCAAAGAAGATGGTTCCGATGCCAAAATTCTTGCGGCCTATCACCAGTACTTCGCTGTAAAGAAAGCCGTTGCCTCTACCGTGAAAGCCTCTGGAATGAACGGCGACGGTCGAGGCGGCGTTTTCTGGCATACGCAGGGCAGTGGAAAATCGCTTTCGATGGTCTTTTACGCAAAACTGCTGCAAGAGACGCTGAACAGTCCAACGCTTGTCGTTATTACGGACCGTAACGATTTGGACGATCAGCTTTTCGGTCAGTTCGCCAGATGCAAGGATTTCCTTCGTCAAACGCCGGTGCAGGCAGACAAAAGGAAACTGTCAGATGACGATAAAAAAGTGAATGAATCCAATACAAAAAATAAAAGGGTCATTATCGGGTTAAAGGATTGGCTTCTTGGCCGTGAAGCAAATGGAATCATTTTCACGACCATGCAGAAGTTCGAGGAAGAGGACGAGCCGCTCTCAACGCGGCACAACATCATTGTGATGGCTGATGAGGCCCACAGAAGTCAGTATGGTTTTGAAGAAAAAGTAAATCCAAAGACCGGTAAAATCTCTATAGGAACTGCACGGATTATTCGCGATGCTCTTCCGAATGCCACATATATTGGCTTCACCGGTACGCCAATCTCCCTCAAAGATCGTAGCACTACGGAAGTTTTCGGTAATTACATAGATATCTATGATATGACGCAGTCTGTCGAAGATGGTGCCACGAGACCTGTTTATTATGAAAGCCGAGTCATTAATCTAAAACTTGATGAAGCCACCTTGCGCATGATTGATAAGGAATACGACGCACTGGCGGCCCATGCCGATGAATATGCCATCGAAAAGAGCAAGCATGAGCTCAGTCGTATGGAAAGCATTCTCGGCGCTCCTCAAACCATTGATGCGCTCTGCACAGATATTATTGCTCACTACGAAGACAGCAGACAGTATGTGCTGACGGGAAAGGCCATGATCGTTGCCTACTCCCGAGAAATTGCCATGAAAATTTACCGGAAGATACTCGAAATGCGTCCAACATGGCAAGAAAAAGTCGGTGTCGTCATGACTTCCGGAAATAAAGACCCGGAGGACTGGAAAGAAATCATTGGCAACAAACAGCATAAGGAAGAGTTGGCCCGAAAATTCAAAGACAATGACAGTCCGATGAAAATTGCTATCGTTGTTGATATGTGGCTCACAGGCTTTGATGTTCCATCCTTGGCGACCATGTATATATATAAGCCAATGGCTGGACACAATCTTATGCAAGCCATCGCACGAGTAAACAGGGTTTTCCGCGATAAGGAAGGCGGCCTGATCGTTGATTACGTCGGCATTGCCTCCGCTCTAAAACAGGCGATGAATGACTACACCGTCCGTGATAAGAAGAACTACGGCGATATGGATATTGCCAAGACGGCGCTGGTAAAGTTTGAAGAGAAGCTCATCGTCTGCCGCGAGCTTTTATATGGATTTGACTATACAGGATTCATGACCACAAGCAGCGATCTGACCAGAGCCAAACTGATTAGCCGCGGTGCGGATTTCCTCACTGGTCCTGCAAAAGAAGAAAAACGGAATAATTTTATACGCGAAGGTTTAATGTTACATCAGGCTTTTTCGTTGTGCAAGAGTATGGTCGATGAAAAGAGCCGGCTTGAAACAGCATATCTTGAGGCCGTGCGTACTATGCTTACACGTGTTGGAGGAAAGGGCAGACTCTCATTCAAGGATATCAACGAGCGAATCAATGAACTTCTCAAACAAAGTGTTAAGAGTGAGGGGGTTATTAACCTATTCTCTGATGTCAATGAGGAATTCAATCTATTTGATCCGAAATATCTTGAAGAAATAGCACGGATGAAAGAAAAGAACCTTGCCGTCGAATTGCTAAAGAAATTAATTGCCGAGCAGGTATCTGTTTATCGACGTACGAACCTTGTAAAATCTGAAAAATTTTCTGATATGCTAAGCCGAATCATGAAAGCGTACCTGAACGGTATGCTTACGAATGAAGAAGTTATTAACGAGCTTATAAAGATGGCTGCCGATATGACAAAGGCTCACGATGAAGGTGAAAAACTTGGTCTTTCCGAAGAAGAGCTTGCTTTTTATGATGCCTTAACAAAACCTGCAGCTGTTAAAGATTTCTATCAAAACGCAGAACTTATTGCAATCACAAAGGAACTAACCGATTCCTTGCGAAAGAATCGAACGATAGATTGGCAGAAGAAAGAGTCTGCCCGTGCCGGGATGCGCAGGATGGTGAAACGTCTGTTAAAGAAACACCACTATCCTCCGGAAGGTCTGGAAGATGCCATAACGACGGTTATCGGCCAGTGTGAAATGTGGACGGATAATGCGGGTACAATTTAA
- a CDS encoding lactate racemase domain-containing protein, which translates to MKLDFEYGQGLMPANLPDDTDVFIPGVTVPDPPYIPEDKLVEATRESILHPIGMEPLSELAHKGSRVTIIFPDNVKGGEQPTAHRKVCIPIILDELYKAGVEKKDILLICSNGLHRKNTQQEIYNVLGPEIFHQFWYTHQIVNHDSEDYDHMVNLGTTDRGDPVLMNKYVYDSDVAILIGHTQSNPYGGYSGGYKHCATGITHWRSIASHHVPEVMHRADFCPVSGHSLMRTKFNEIGMHMEKCMGKKFFCCDAVLDSKSRQIEINSGYAKEMQPVSWKTADKRTYVNWAEKKYDVLVFGMPQKFHYGDGMGTNPIMLMQALSAQVLRFKRIMSDHCVMICSSICNGYFHEELWPYLPELYKMFQHDHMNTLADMNRYGEYFATNEEYIRKYRYCNAFHPFHGFSMMSCGDIAEQNTSAIYLVGAEQPGIARGMGLKTRATFEEALADAKKKYVGDHPNILALPQTFKIASVHLCMKDEPYDGTNGHADCGFTL; encoded by the coding sequence ATGAAACTCGATTTTGAATATGGGCAGGGGCTCATGCCGGCAAATCTGCCGGACGACACGGATGTATTTATTCCCGGGGTAACGGTGCCGGATCCGCCTTATATTCCGGAGGACAAGCTGGTGGAGGCGACAAGAGAATCCATTCTTCACCCGATCGGGATGGAGCCGCTTTCCGAGCTGGCGCACAAGGGGTCCAGGGTGACCATCATTTTCCCTGACAACGTCAAGGGCGGCGAGCAGCCGACCGCGCACCGCAAAGTCTGCATCCCGATCATTCTGGATGAGCTGTACAAGGCGGGAGTGGAAAAGAAAGACATCCTTCTGATCTGCTCGAACGGCCTGCACCGCAAAAATACACAGCAGGAAATCTACAACGTGCTGGGGCCTGAAATTTTCCATCAGTTCTGGTATACCCACCAGATCGTCAATCACGACAGCGAGGATTACGACCATATGGTCAATTTGGGCACGACGGACCGCGGCGATCCCGTTCTGATGAACAAATACGTCTATGACTCCGACGTCGCCATTTTGATCGGGCACACGCAGAGCAATCCCTACGGCGGCTATTCCGGTGGGTACAAGCACTGTGCGACCGGCATCACCCACTGGCGCAGCATCGCCTCCCACCATGTGCCGGAGGTCATGCACCGCGCGGATTTCTGCCCGGTCAGCGGCCATTCGCTGATGCGCACCAAGTTCAATGAAATCGGCATGCACATGGAAAAATGCATGGGCAAGAAATTTTTCTGCTGCGACGCGGTGCTGGATTCCAAATCCCGCCAGATCGAGATCAACAGCGGCTACGCGAAGGAAATGCAGCCGGTTTCCTGGAAAACGGCGGACAAGCGCACCTATGTCAACTGGGCGGAAAAAAAGTACGACGTGCTGGTGTTCGGCATGCCTCAGAAGTTCCACTACGGCGACGGCATGGGCACGAATCCGATCATGCTGATGCAGGCGCTGTCGGCGCAGGTGCTTCGCTTCAAACGCATCATGAGCGACCACTGCGTCATGATCTGCTCCTCCATCTGCAACGGGTATTTCCACGAGGAGCTTTGGCCGTACCTGCCGGAACTGTACAAAATGTTCCAGCACGACCATATGAACACGCTGGCCGACATGAACCGTTACGGCGAGTATTTTGCGACCAACGAGGAATATATTCGCAAGTACCGCTACTGCAACGCATTCCACCCGTTCCACGGGTTCTCGATGATGAGCTGCGGCGACATTGCCGAACAGAACACCTCCGCCATCTACCTTGTGGGAGCGGAACAGCCCGGCATTGCGAGGGGAATGGGCCTGAAAACCCGCGCCACTTTTGAAGAGGCTCTTGCCGACGCCAAAAAGAAGTACGTCGGCGATCACCCGAATATTCTGGCGCTTCCTCAGACGTTCAAGATCGCTTCCGTCCATCTCTGCATGAAGGATGAACCCTACGACGGGACCAACGGGCACGCCGACTGCGGATTCACACTCTGA
- a CDS encoding triose-phosphate isomerase family protein, with protein sequence MKNIFINLKRFDVPREKGGVCPSEQPGEWIEEVMKDSVNLGIGLFPDVNVVYFVPEALILPAQKAIGGFPAEQRGRLSVGCQSVFRDNIKKGKNFGAFTSNMPAASAWQMGCRWSIVGHSEERRDKQEIIGAFQPDWNQDAPLRERCAAAVDGLINREVLSALEQGMNVLLCMGETAEERGEGSMEQQQNRVKAVLSAQLARGLKGVTEYLPERKIAIGYEPIWAIGPGKTPPGKEYISYVSSMIKEIVGERFGFEIPVVYGGGLKEENAEMIGGIDSVDGGLVALTRFSGEIGFFTEDLKKIVEKYLAGNKEGENV encoded by the coding sequence ATGAAAAATATTTTTATCAATTTAAAACGGTTTGACGTGCCCAGGGAAAAGGGCGGCGTCTGTCCCTCGGAACAGCCGGGGGAATGGATCGAAGAGGTCATGAAGGACAGCGTGAATCTCGGCATCGGGCTGTTTCCGGACGTAAACGTCGTTTACTTTGTTCCGGAAGCCCTGATTCTGCCGGCGCAAAAAGCAATCGGCGGTTTTCCGGCGGAGCAGAGGGGCCGGCTCTCGGTCGGCTGCCAGAGCGTATTTCGCGACAATATTAAAAAGGGCAAAAATTTCGGGGCTTTCACAAGCAATATGCCGGCGGCCAGCGCCTGGCAGATGGGCTGCCGATGGTCGATCGTCGGGCACTCCGAGGAGCGGCGCGACAAGCAGGAAATTATCGGGGCCTTTCAGCCGGACTGGAATCAGGACGCGCCGCTCCGCGAACGGTGTGCCGCGGCGGTGGACGGATTGATTAACCGCGAAGTCCTTTCCGCGCTGGAGCAGGGAATGAACGTGCTGCTCTGCATGGGGGAAACCGCCGAGGAACGCGGCGAAGGCAGCATGGAACAGCAGCAAAACAGGGTGAAGGCCGTTTTGTCCGCTCAACTGGCCCGCGGCCTGAAGGGCGTTACGGAGTATCTTCCGGAGCGGAAGATCGCAATCGGCTACGAGCCGATCTGGGCGATCGGCCCGGGAAAGACGCCTCCCGGGAAAGAGTATATCTCCTACGTCTCGTCGATGATTAAGGAGATTGTTGGGGAACGGTTTGGATTTGAAATTCCCGTCGTGTACGGCGGCGGCCTGAAGGAAGAAAACGCCGAGATGATCGGCGGCATCGACAGCGTTGACGGCGGGCTTGTCGCGCTGACCCGTTTTTCCGGTGAAATCGGATTTTTCACCGAAGATCTGAAAAAAATCGTGGAAAAATATCTTGCTGGTAATAAGGAAGGAGAAAATGTATGA
- a CDS encoding anaerobic sulfatase maturase — protein MKNVSLLIKPASSLCNLCCRYCFYDDVSGNRSVKSMGLMTSETAEKLIRSACEAVEPGGTISFAFQGGEPTLAGLDFYRNFLEIESRYERPGIRVSRAIQTNGVVLDEEWASFLREHQFLVGLSADGTKDLNDLYRKDREGKGTWNRITSVLHLLQKNRVEVNLLCVVTGQCARSPQKVYHTLKKLGVQYLQFIPCLDPLKGQRGEAPYSLSPDAYGKFLCGLFDAWYLDWKSGEYVSIRLFDDYVHLMMGLPSGSCATSGSCGSYFVVESDGSLYPCDFYVLDEWRLGTLENASLPGAGACALARKFQEEGLKKPDACAGCKWFPICLGGCKRDWQPVGGKLQNYYCPSFQRFFEYTAPRLAEVARTVAQTPPNGY, from the coding sequence TTGAAAAATGTCAGCCTTCTGATCAAACCCGCTTCCAGCCTGTGCAACCTGTGCTGCCGCTACTGTTTTTACGACGATGTCTCCGGAAACCGTTCGGTCAAAAGCATGGGGCTCATGACCAGCGAAACAGCGGAAAAGCTGATCCGTTCCGCCTGCGAGGCCGTGGAGCCGGGCGGGACAATCTCTTTTGCCTTTCAGGGCGGAGAACCCACTTTGGCCGGTCTCGATTTTTACAGAAACTTTCTTGAAATTGAAAGCAGATACGAGCGGCCGGGCATTCGGGTCAGCCGCGCGATCCAGACCAACGGCGTGGTCCTCGATGAAGAGTGGGCGTCGTTTCTCCGGGAACATCAGTTTCTGGTCGGCCTCTCCGCGGACGGTACGAAGGACCTCAACGATCTTTACCGAAAGGACCGGGAAGGAAAAGGGACCTGGAACCGGATTACAAGCGTTCTGCATCTGCTGCAAAAAAACCGGGTGGAGGTCAATCTGCTCTGTGTCGTGACGGGCCAGTGCGCGCGCAGCCCGCAAAAAGTCTACCATACGCTGAAAAAACTCGGCGTGCAGTACCTGCAGTTTATCCCGTGCCTCGATCCTCTGAAGGGACAGCGCGGCGAAGCGCCTTATTCCCTCTCTCCGGACGCTTACGGAAAATTCTTATGCGGTCTTTTTGACGCCTGGTATCTTGACTGGAAAAGCGGCGAATATGTCAGCATCCGGCTCTTCGACGACTATGTCCATCTGATGATGGGCCTGCCCTCCGGTTCCTGCGCCACCTCTGGCAGCTGCGGAAGCTATTTTGTCGTGGAGAGCGACGGCAGCCTGTATCCCTGCGATTTTTACGTTCTGGACGAATGGCGGCTGGGGACGCTGGAAAACGCGTCTTTGCCCGGCGCCGGCGCTTGTGCGCTCGCCCGGAAGTTTCAGGAGGAGGGATTGAAAAAGCCGGATGCCTGCGCCGGGTGCAAATGGTTTCCCATCTGTCTCGGCGGCTGCAAGCGGGACTGGCAGCCGGTCGGCGGCAAGCTGCAAAACTATTACTGCCCGTCTTTCCAAAGATTCTTCGAGTACACCGCTCCGCGGCTGGCTGAGGTCGCCCGCACGGTAGCGCAGACTCCTCCGAACGGATATTGA